From the Deltaproteobacteria bacterium genome, one window contains:
- a CDS encoding sugar transferase produces MPVEPGHVRRLRPRDDCKRAARGRSATTPAPGRSSRNRAYETVKRVLDVGVAATALAATVPLQALLAGAVRATMGAPVFFRQDRPGLHGRPFQLIKLRTMRPPRPGEDPLASDADRLTALGRFLRATSLDELPTLWNVLRGEMSLVGPRPLLMEYLERYSPEQARRHEVKPGITGWAAVNGRNALSWEEKLALDVWYVDHRSLWLDLRILAKTAAIVLLRRGIAHPGTATMPEFRGTQRRGGGHG; encoded by the coding sequence ATGCCTGTTGAGCCCGGACACGTTCGCCGCCTCCGTCCGCGCGACGACTGCAAACGTGCCGCGAGGGGACGGAGCGCGACAACGCCGGCGCCTGGTAGGTCGAGCAGGAACCGAGCCTACGAGACCGTCAAGCGAGTGCTCGACGTCGGAGTCGCGGCGACGGCGCTCGCCGCGACCGTGCCCCTTCAGGCGCTCCTGGCTGGCGCCGTGCGGGCCACGATGGGAGCCCCCGTCTTCTTCCGGCAAGATCGGCCGGGTCTCCACGGAAGACCTTTCCAGCTCATCAAGTTGCGCACGATGCGGCCGCCGCGGCCCGGCGAGGATCCGCTCGCCAGCGACGCCGACCGCCTGACCGCGCTCGGGCGCTTCCTGCGGGCCACGAGCCTCGACGAGCTCCCAACCCTGTGGAACGTGCTCCGCGGCGAGATGAGCCTGGTGGGACCGCGCCCGCTGCTCATGGAATACCTCGAGCGTTACTCGCCCGAGCAGGCGCGTCGGCACGAGGTCAAGCCCGGAATCACCGGCTGGGCAGCCGTCAACGGGCGAAACGCCCTGAGCTGGGAGGAAAAGCTCGCCCTCGACGTCTGGTACGTGGACCATCGCTCGCTGTGGCTGGACCTGCGCATCCTGGCGAAGACAGCCGCAATCGTCCTGCTCCGCCGCGGCATCGCGCATCCGGGGACCGCGACCATGCCCGAGTTCCGCGGCACGCAAAGGCGAGGAGGCGGCCATGGCTGA
- a CDS encoding acetyltransferase encodes MADRLLVFGASGHGKVVADVAMAAGWDVVGFADDNPDRKESALLEIPVVAIGVAEAVLFCRREDAHAIVGIGNNQARRQVQSRLHDAGVAVATLIHPRAILSPSARVGTGAVVVAGAVINCETVVGQGSIINTGATVDHDCRLGDFVHVSPGAHLGGTVTVGDDAHIGIGAVVVNNVGIGAGSIVGAGAAVVSSIPAGVVAYGVPARVRRSLRP; translated from the coding sequence ATGGCTGATCGCCTCCTCGTCTTCGGCGCGAGCGGGCACGGAAAGGTCGTCGCCGACGTCGCAATGGCAGCCGGCTGGGACGTCGTCGGTTTCGCCGACGACAATCCCGACCGAAAAGAGAGCGCCCTGCTAGAGATCCCCGTCGTAGCGATCGGGGTGGCGGAGGCCGTGCTCTTTTGCCGGCGAGAAGACGCGCACGCAATCGTGGGAATCGGAAACAACCAGGCGCGTCGCCAGGTTCAGAGTCGACTGCACGACGCCGGCGTAGCCGTCGCGACGCTTATTCACCCCCGAGCGATTCTGTCGCCCTCGGCGCGAGTCGGGACGGGGGCGGTGGTCGTCGCCGGCGCCGTGATCAATTGCGAGACAGTCGTCGGGCAAGGAAGCATCATTAATACCGGGGCGACGGTTGACCACGACTGTAGGCTCGGCGACTTCGTGCACGTCTCGCCCGGCGCCCACCTGGGCGGCACCGTCACCGTGGGAGATGATGCGCATATCGGCATCGGTGCCGTAGTCGTGAACAACGTCGGCATAGGGGCGGGATCGATCGTCGGAGCGGGCGCCGCCGTGGTGTCGTCGATTCCGGCCGGCGTCGTCGCCTACGGCGTCCCTGCTCGCGTGAGACGGAGCCTGCGACCGTGA